The following are encoded in a window of Sphingobium sp. AP49 genomic DNA:
- a CDS encoding SLC13 family permease produces MHFITALLGIYRAEIGLFILACMFVAFVRERYSPTVVSVLGACAFALLGLLNEKSLFSVFSNSAPLTVGAMFVLSGALIRTGTINRIAELVMARAQKRPRLALVEVAVGTVLLSAFLNNTPVVVLLIPIMFRLAQATAYPVKKLLIPMNAVAVMGGCITLIGTSTNLIVAGIAAEQGMQPFGIFDITPYGLAGTIAGVVGLAGLSFLLPSDPPSIAGENGGNVQEYLTELVVTPDSELVGREIGGLSLLGRSVTLLGLKRAGEIRRHDLDGEELHVGDRLIVRADGTAIMTLRESGDFELGIAADSETSAREGTVIEAMVAPSHPSIGERLIDIPFLHALRVRLIGIHRARHLPGPDLADTRVRGADRLLVAGSDDAMRSLKDNPNLIGVDISRTRAFRPRKAWIAILAMAAVVILSALDVIGIGLAAFIAVGVILVTRCIDAEEAWAAIDGDVLILIFAMLAVGLALEQAGSVALMVGWITPLMQVAPQWSLVFIVYFAALILSELLSNNAVAALLTPLTIALAHQLGTDPRPLVIALMIGASACFATPIGYQTNALVYAAGDYRFADFVRIGVPLNLIVGGAVCAALVILG; encoded by the coding sequence ATGCATTTCATCACCGCGCTATTGGGCATTTACCGCGCGGAAATCGGCCTGTTCATTCTCGCCTGCATGTTCGTCGCCTTCGTGCGCGAACGCTATTCGCCGACCGTCGTCTCGGTGCTGGGGGCCTGCGCCTTCGCGCTGCTTGGCCTGCTCAACGAAAAATCGCTCTTCTCCGTCTTCTCCAACAGCGCGCCGCTGACCGTGGGCGCGATGTTCGTGTTGTCGGGCGCGCTCATTCGCACCGGAACGATCAATCGCATTGCCGAACTCGTCATGGCGCGGGCGCAGAAGCGACCCCGGCTGGCGCTGGTAGAGGTGGCCGTTGGAACGGTGCTGCTGTCCGCCTTTCTCAACAATACGCCGGTCGTCGTGCTGCTGATCCCGATCATGTTCCGGCTGGCTCAGGCGACCGCCTATCCGGTCAAGAAGCTGCTGATCCCGATGAACGCGGTGGCGGTGATGGGCGGCTGCATCACGCTGATCGGCACATCGACCAACCTGATCGTCGCGGGCATCGCCGCCGAACAGGGGATGCAGCCTTTCGGCATTTTCGACATCACCCCCTATGGCCTGGCCGGCACCATTGCCGGGGTCGTCGGCCTGGCCGGCCTCAGCTTCCTGCTACCCAGCGACCCACCCTCGATCGCGGGGGAGAATGGCGGCAATGTCCAGGAATATCTGACCGAACTGGTGGTCACGCCGGACAGCGAACTTGTCGGTCGGGAGATTGGTGGCCTGTCGCTGCTCGGTCGGTCGGTCACGCTGCTCGGCCTCAAGCGGGCGGGCGAGATTCGGCGCCATGATCTGGACGGGGAAGAACTGCATGTCGGTGACCGGCTGATCGTCCGCGCCGACGGTACGGCGATCATGACCCTGCGCGAATCAGGCGATTTCGAACTGGGCATCGCCGCCGATTCCGAGACTTCCGCGCGTGAGGGCACGGTGATCGAGGCGATGGTCGCGCCCAGCCACCCGTCGATCGGCGAGCGGCTGATCGACATTCCCTTCCTCCATGCGCTGCGTGTGCGGTTAATCGGCATTCATCGCGCGCGCCATCTGCCCGGCCCCGACCTGGCCGATACGCGGGTGCGCGGCGCGGACCGGCTGCTGGTGGCGGGCAGCGACGACGCGATGCGTTCGCTGAAAGACAATCCCAACCTGATCGGCGTCGACATCAGCCGCACCCGCGCCTTCCGCCCGCGCAAGGCGTGGATCGCGATCCTGGCGATGGCGGCGGTGGTGATCCTGTCGGCGCTGGACGTGATCGGCATCGGCCTGGCCGCCTTCATCGCCGTTGGCGTGATTCTGGTCACTCGCTGCATCGATGCGGAAGAAGCCTGGGCGGCGATCGACGGCGATGTGCTGATCCTGATCTTCGCCATGCTGGCGGTCGGCCTGGCACTCGAACAGGCGGGCAGCGTCGCGCTGATGGTTGGCTGGATCACGCCGCTGATGCAGGTCGCGCCGCAATGGAGCCTGGTCTTCATCGTCTATTTCGCCGCGCTGATCCTGTCCGAACTGCTCAGCAACAATGCGGTGGCGGCGCTGCTGACCCCGCTCACCATCGCGCTGGCGCATCAGCTGGGCACCGATCCACGCCCGCTGGTGATCGCGCTGATGATCGGTGCGTCGGCCTGTTTTGCGACGCCGATCGGCTATCAGACCAATGCCCTGGTCTATGCCGCCGGCGATTATCGCTTCGCCGATTTCGTGCGCATCGGCGTGCCGCTCAACCTGATCGTGGGCGGCGCGGTGTGTGCGGCGCTCGTGATTCTGGGCTAG
- a CDS encoding PhzF family phenazine biosynthesis protein: MTRLRFTQVDAFADAPFTGNPAAVMPLDAWLDDAVLQAIAAENNLSETAFTVPTPDDAEADYALRWFTPAVEVKLCGHATLASGHVLMQGETIRFRTRHAGVLTVTRAGEGYELSLPAWTSDPKPLPELAAGMGGDIVETRWRDGGYAIFVYRDAAAIRALEPDFATLRKLGDNLLMATAPGDDSDIISRVFVPGGGIDEDPVTGSAHGLLTPYWTERLGKTAISAYQASARGGRLGCRLEGERVVMTGACRTVIEGIFTL; encoded by the coding sequence ATGACCCGCCTTCGCTTCACCCAGGTCGACGCCTTTGCCGACGCGCCCTTTACCGGCAATCCGGCGGCGGTGATGCCGCTCGACGCCTGGCTCGACGATGCGGTGCTGCAGGCGATCGCGGCGGAAAACAACCTGTCCGAAACCGCCTTTACCGTGCCGACGCCGGACGACGCAGAGGCCGATTATGCGCTGCGCTGGTTCACCCCGGCGGTCGAGGTGAAGCTGTGCGGCCATGCCACGCTGGCGAGCGGCCATGTGCTGATGCAGGGTGAGACCATCCGCTTTCGCACCCGCCATGCCGGGGTGCTGACCGTGACCCGTGCGGGCGAGGGATATGAGCTGTCGCTGCCGGCCTGGACCAGCGATCCCAAGCCCCTGCCGGAACTGGCGGCGGGGATGGGCGGCGACATCGTCGAGACGCGCTGGCGCGATGGCGGCTATGCGATTTTCGTCTATCGCGATGCGGCAGCGATCCGCGCGCTGGAACCCGATTTCGCGACCCTGCGCAAGCTGGGCGACAATCTGCTGATGGCGACCGCGCCGGGCGACGACAGCGACATCATCAGCCGCGTCTTCGTGCCCGGCGGCGGCATCGACGAGGATCCGGTGACCGGATCGGCCCATGGCCTGCTGACGCCCTATTGGACGGAGCGCCTCGGCAAGACTGCGATCAGCGCCTATCAGGCGTCGGCGCGCGGCGGGCGGCTGGGCTGCCGGCTGGAGGGCGAGCGGGTGGTGATGACCGGCGCCTGTCGCACGGTCATCGAGGGCATATTCACCCTTTAA
- a CDS encoding serine hydrolase, which yields MQIEKRIVKRLAMGAGLVALVLAGTLAGRAAHAPEPVYTVDTDAVVSASALRGAIDPLFDDKEMGETRALLVMRDGKVIAQRYAPGITPDTKLLSWSMAKSVTAVLVGLMVSDGRLALDSPVPVAAWSQPGDPRGRITLRQLLSMTSGLDHAEDGEPITDGDTVRMLFMDGAQDMAAYAESKPLAHVPGETFSYSTGSTMILSDLMTRMLTNSDDPDMRRRAMQMFIDGRLKAPGKLASLTPEYDAHGTLIGGSMMHMTARDYGRFGELLRNHGRSPVGHQIVPEKWVDYMRAPSTRNAAYGAHLWLNRDSSESALMPGLASASLFGCVGHNGQYILVAPGQRLTIVRIGMSPKREQRTAVKAQLARLIGLFPG from the coding sequence ATGCAGATCGAGAAGCGAATCGTAAAGCGCCTTGCCATGGGTGCCGGACTGGTGGCGCTCGTCCTGGCCGGCACGCTGGCGGGGCGCGCCGCCCATGCACCCGAACCCGTCTACACGGTCGATACCGATGCGGTGGTCAGCGCCAGCGCACTGCGCGGCGCGATCGATCCGCTGTTCGACGACAAGGAAATGGGTGAAACCCGCGCCTTGCTGGTGATGCGCGACGGCAAGGTGATCGCACAACGCTATGCCCCCGGCATCACCCCCGACACGAAATTGCTATCCTGGTCGATGGCCAAGAGCGTGACCGCGGTGCTGGTCGGCCTGATGGTGTCGGACGGACGACTGGCGCTCGATTCGCCGGTGCCGGTCGCGGCCTGGAGCCAGCCGGGCGATCCGCGTGGCCGCATCACCCTGCGCCAACTATTGTCGATGACATCGGGCCTCGACCATGCCGAAGATGGCGAGCCGATTACCGACGGCGATACCGTCCGCATGCTGTTCATGGACGGCGCGCAGGACATGGCGGCCTATGCCGAATCCAAGCCGCTGGCGCATGTTCCGGGCGAGACATTCTCCTACTCCACCGGCAGCACGATGATCCTGTCGGACCTGATGACGCGGATGCTGACCAACAGCGATGATCCCGACATGCGCCGCCGGGCGATGCAGATGTTCATCGACGGCCGGCTGAAGGCGCCGGGCAAGCTCGCTAGCCTCACCCCCGAATATGACGCCCATGGCACGCTGATCGGCGGGTCGATGATGCACATGACCGCACGCGACTATGGTCGCTTCGGCGAATTGCTGCGCAACCATGGCCGCTCGCCCGTCGGCCATCAGATCGTGCCGGAAAAATGGGTCGACTATATGCGCGCGCCATCGACCCGGAACGCGGCCTATGGCGCGCATCTCTGGCTCAACCGGGACAGCAGCGAGAGCGCGCTGATGCCGGGCCTGGCCTCCGCCAGCCTGTTCGGCTGCGTCGGCCATAACGGCCAATATATATTGGTCGCGCCCGGCCAGCGGCTGACGATCGTGCGGATCGGCATGTCGCCGAAAAGGGAACAACGCACCGCCGTGAAGGCGCAACTGGCCCGGCTGATCGGCCTCTTCCCCGGTTAA
- the recQ gene encoding DNA helicase RecQ: MPRDIPTLLHDIFGFTTFRGVQEQVVGRVMAGQPTLAIMPTGAGKSLCYQLPAVALDGCCVVVSPLIALMHDQLRAATAVGIRAASLTSVDADWRETQDRLRNGELDLLYVAPERASGEGFRNLLRSAKVALFAIDEAHCVSEWGHDFRPDYRLLRPLLDEFPDVPRLALTATADAHTRKDILVQLGIPEDGLIISGFDRPNIRYAVHPRDGLTRQLADLLAANPGPGVVYAPTRAATEKLAETLGRGGRAVRAYHAGLDPAVRARNQAAFIASEDMVMVATVAFGMGIDKPDVRFVAHAGLPKSIEGYYQESGRAGRDGEPAVAHLFWGAEDFARARQRIMELEPARQQGERARIAALGALVETATCRRAILLRHFGEDPPATCGNCDNCLTPPASVDATETARKYLSAVYRTGQSFGAGHIEAVLSGAVTDKIRERGHDKISVHGIVDGDETALLRPVSRALLVRDALETTEHGGLMLGPNARPILRGEEEVRILVPPRRERKKRNARNGSDANPIGDPLFDALRTCRRELAQEAGVPPYVIFHDSTLREMAEQRPATIHELGMVSGVGQKKLDAYGDAFLAAIRPYL; the protein is encoded by the coding sequence ATGCCCCGCGACATTCCCACGCTGCTCCACGATATTTTCGGCTTCACGACGTTTCGCGGGGTGCAGGAACAGGTGGTCGGCCGGGTCATGGCGGGGCAGCCGACCCTGGCGATCATGCCGACCGGCGCGGGCAAGTCGCTCTGCTACCAGTTGCCGGCGGTGGCGCTAGACGGTTGCTGCGTCGTCGTCTCGCCGCTGATCGCGCTGATGCACGACCAACTGCGCGCCGCGACCGCCGTGGGCATCCGCGCCGCCAGCCTGACCAGCGTCGATGCCGACTGGCGCGAGACGCAGGATCGCCTCCGCAATGGCGAGCTGGACCTGCTCTATGTCGCGCCGGAACGGGCGAGCGGCGAAGGGTTCCGCAATCTGCTGCGGTCGGCGAAGGTCGCCCTGTTCGCGATCGACGAAGCGCATTGCGTGTCCGAATGGGGGCATGATTTCCGCCCCGACTATCGGCTGCTGCGGCCGCTGCTCGATGAGTTTCCCGATGTCCCGCGCCTGGCGCTGACGGCCACGGCGGACGCGCATACCCGCAAGGACATATTGGTCCAGCTCGGCATTCCCGAGGATGGCCTCATCATCTCCGGCTTCGACCGGCCCAATATCCGCTATGCCGTCCATCCGCGCGATGGCCTCACCCGCCAGCTGGCCGACCTGCTGGCCGCCAATCCCGGACCGGGCGTCGTCTATGCGCCGACCCGCGCCGCGACCGAGAAGCTGGCCGAGACGCTGGGGCGCGGCGGCCGGGCGGTGCGCGCCTATCATGCCGGGCTCGATCCGGCGGTGCGCGCCCGCAATCAGGCCGCCTTCATCGCCAGCGAGGATATGGTGATGGTCGCCACCGTCGCCTTTGGCATGGGGATCGACAAGCCCGACGTGCGCTTCGTCGCCCATGCCGGCCTGCCCAAGTCGATCGAGGGCTATTATCAGGAATCGGGCCGCGCCGGCCGCGATGGCGAACCGGCGGTCGCGCATCTCTTCTGGGGGGCGGAGGATTTCGCCCGTGCCCGCCAGCGCATCATGGAGCTGGAACCGGCGCGCCAGCAGGGCGAGCGGGCGCGGATCGCGGCGCTTGGGGCGCTGGTCGAGACGGCGACCTGTCGCCGGGCGATCCTGCTGCGGCATTTCGGTGAAGATCCGCCGGCGACCTGCGGCAATTGCGACAATTGCCTGACCCCGCCGGCCAGCGTTGATGCCACCGAAACGGCACGCAAATATCTGTCGGCGGTCTATCGCACCGGCCAGAGCTTTGGCGCGGGCCATATCGAGGCGGTGCTGAGTGGCGCCGTCACCGACAAGATTCGCGAGCGCGGGCATGACAAGATATCGGTCCATGGCATTGTCGATGGCGACGAGACGGCGCTGCTGCGGCCGGTGTCGCGCGCGCTGCTGGTGCGGGACGCGCTGGAGACGACCGAGCATGGCGGGCTGATGCTGGGGCCGAATGCCCGGCCGATCCTGCGCGGCGAGGAAGAGGTGCGCATCCTGGTGCCGCCGCGGCGCGAGCGGAAGAAGCGCAATGCCCGTAATGGCAGCGATGCCAATCCGATCGGCGATCCGCTGTTCGATGCGCTGCGCACCTGTCGCCGTGAACTGGCGCAGGAGGCAGGGGTGCCGCCCTATGTCATCTTCCATGATTCGACGCTGCGCGAAATGGCGGAGCAGCGGCCCGCGACCATCCATGAGCTGGGCATGGTGAGCGGCGTCGGGCAGAAGAAGCTGGACGCCTATGGTGATGCTTTCCTGGCGGCGATCCGGCCCTATCTGTAG
- a CDS encoding TIGR01244 family sulfur transferase, producing MFRQLTDRLYVSPQISVDQVETAKALGVTMIINNRPDDEEPGQTNGAAVEAAAIDAGVAYAAVPVAHGGFAPWQLDGMAAAIEQAGEGKILAYCRSGTRSTLLWALTRARAGDNANVLAAQAEAAGYDLTPVRQIMDALKPA from the coding sequence ATGTTCCGCCAGCTAACCGATCGCCTCTATGTCTCGCCCCAGATCAGCGTCGATCAGGTCGAGACCGCCAAGGCGCTGGGCGTGACCATGATCATCAACAACCGCCCCGATGACGAGGAGCCGGGCCAGACCAACGGCGCTGCGGTCGAGGCGGCGGCGATCGACGCCGGCGTCGCCTATGCCGCCGTGCCGGTCGCCCATGGCGGCTTTGCCCCCTGGCAGCTCGACGGCATGGCCGCCGCGATCGAGCAGGCGGGCGAGGGCAAGATCCTGGCCTATTGCCGGTCGGGCACGCGCAGCACCCTGCTGTGGGCGCTGACCCGGGCGCGGGCGGGCGACAATGCCAATGTGCTGGCCGCCCAGGCCGAGGCGGCCGGCTACGACCTGACGCCGGTGCGTCAGATCATGGATGCCTTGAAGCCCGCCTGA
- the dmeF gene encoding CDF family Co(II)/Ni(II) efflux transporter DmeF has protein sequence MTMHDDHAHGHHHHGAGCSHDHAHASAPAAPPPIDDDGEERHYFDHIYLSAGHDKNAKRTLWVVWLTAATMVVEIAFGWITGSMALLADGFHMATHAGALAVAAAAYSYARRHARNPRYTFGTGKVGDLSGFASALLLLLTALFIAIESGMRLFEPVQVAFGEATLVAVVGLVINLVSALLLGHDHSHDHGHSHGHTHDDHDHDHKSGHADNNLRAAYVHVLTDALTSVLAIAALLAGRYLGWWWLDPAVGLLGAAVIARWAWGLMKDTAAILLDTAEPALMARVRGLVEAEGATIRDLHVWRIGPHAHAAIISLAPGADGARVRERVRSLPRMEHVTVECS, from the coding sequence ATGACGATGCACGACGATCACGCCCATGGGCACCATCATCATGGTGCCGGCTGCAGCCATGACCACGCCCATGCTTCTGCCCCGGCCGCGCCGCCGCCGATCGATGACGATGGCGAGGAACGCCATTATTTCGACCATATCTATCTGAGCGCCGGGCATGACAAGAATGCCAAACGCACCCTCTGGGTCGTCTGGCTGACCGCCGCGACCATGGTGGTGGAAATCGCCTTCGGCTGGATCACCGGATCGATGGCGCTGCTGGCCGACGGTTTCCACATGGCGACCCATGCCGGCGCACTGGCCGTGGCCGCCGCCGCCTACAGCTATGCCAGGCGCCATGCCCGCAACCCGCGCTACACCTTCGGCACCGGCAAGGTCGGTGACCTGTCCGGCTTCGCTTCGGCGCTGCTGTTGCTGCTGACTGCGCTCTTCATCGCGATCGAATCCGGCATGCGCCTGTTCGAGCCGGTGCAGGTCGCCTTTGGCGAGGCGACGCTGGTCGCGGTCGTCGGCCTGGTCATCAACCTGGTCAGCGCCCTGCTGCTCGGCCACGATCACAGCCATGATCATGGCCATTCGCACGGCCATACGCATGACGATCATGATCACGACCACAAGAGCGGCCATGCCGACAATAATCTGCGCGCCGCCTATGTCCATGTGCTGACCGATGCGCTGACGTCGGTGCTGGCGATCGCCGCGCTGCTGGCCGGCCGCTATCTTGGCTGGTGGTGGCTCGATCCGGCGGTCGGCCTGCTCGGCGCGGCGGTCATCGCGCGCTGGGCCTGGGGCCTGATGAAGGATACCGCAGCGATCCTGCTCGACACCGCCGAACCCGCGCTGATGGCTCGGGTGCGCGGGTTGGTCGAAGCCGAAGGCGCCACCATCCGCGACCTCCATGTCTGGCGCATCGGCCCGCACGCCCATGCCGCGATCATCAGCCTCGCCCCCGGCGCCGACGGCGCCAGGGTCCGCGAACGGGTGCGCAGCCTGCCGCGCATGGAGCATGTCACGGTGGAGTGCAGCTGA
- a CDS encoding metal/formaldehyde-sensitive transcriptional repressor: MHIIADRDKLLARVRRIAGQVNAVERQLAGDAGCSETLQLVASVRGAVGSLMEELIEQHMREHVARPGLTDEERAAATEEMLALIRRYGK, encoded by the coding sequence ATGCACATCATCGCGGATCGGGACAAATTGCTGGCGCGGGTGCGCCGCATCGCGGGGCAGGTGAACGCCGTCGAGCGCCAGTTGGCGGGCGACGCCGGCTGCTCGGAAACACTCCAACTGGTCGCCTCGGTGCGCGGCGCGGTCGGCAGCCTGATGGAGGAACTGATCGAGCAGCATATGCGCGAACATGTCGCCCGCCCCGGCCTGACCGATGAAGAACGGGCCGCCGCCACGGAAGAAATGCTGGCGCTGATCCGCCGCTACGGGAAATGA
- a CDS encoding phytoene/squalene synthase family protein, with the protein MDLTGPPPAPPAGRRGEWNRPALVAHARDSIARGSKSFAMASKLFDRVTRERAWLLYAWCRKCDDIADGQDHGGTMRGVADGQARLSTLRVLTDAALRGDPTGDPAFDGFGVVMRECAIPHRFAHDLLEGFALDARDWRPRSEADMLRYCYHVAGAVGCMMAVLMGVDPDDEATLDRACDLGIAFQLANIARDISEDEIADRCYLPVEWLVEMDMPPGEHMKPWLRPRLALLGRRLADMAAAYEDSARHGTGALPARAAWAVLAAAGIYGDIAREVARRGEHAWDHRVVTPGREKLGWVIRAGRQVPGRARRWPADAARSAGLWTRPTV; encoded by the coding sequence ATGGACTTAACAGGCCCTCCCCCGGCCCCTCCCGCAGGCAGGAGGGGAGAATGGAATCGCCCCGCCCTGGTCGCCCATGCCCGCGACAGCATCGCGCGGGGTTCCAAAAGCTTTGCCATGGCGTCGAAGCTGTTCGACCGAGTGACGCGCGAGCGGGCCTGGCTGCTCTATGCCTGGTGCCGCAAATGCGACGATATCGCCGATGGGCAGGACCATGGCGGGACGATGCGGGGCGTTGCCGACGGGCAGGCGCGGCTGTCGACGCTGCGGGTGCTGACCGATGCGGCGCTGCGCGGCGATCCGACCGGCGACCCGGCCTTTGACGGCTTTGGCGTCGTCATGCGCGAATGCGCGATCCCGCACCGCTTTGCCCATGACCTGCTGGAGGGATTTGCGCTCGACGCGCGTGACTGGCGGCCGCGCAGCGAGGCCGACATGCTGCGCTATTGCTATCATGTCGCGGGCGCCGTGGGCTGCATGATGGCGGTGCTGATGGGCGTCGATCCCGATGACGAGGCGACGCTGGACCGGGCCTGTGACTTGGGCATCGCCTTTCAGCTCGCCAATATCGCCCGCGACATCAGCGAGGATGAGATAGCCGATCGCTGTTACCTGCCGGTCGAATGGCTGGTGGAAATGGACATGCCGCCCGGCGAGCATATGAAGCCCTGGCTGCGGCCGCGCCTAGCGCTGCTGGGGCGGCGGCTGGCCGATATGGCGGCCGCCTATGAGGACAGCGCGCGCCATGGCACCGGCGCGCTGCCGGCGCGGGCGGCCTGGGCGGTGCTGGCGGCGGCCGGCATCTATGGCGACATCGCGCGCGAAGTGGCGCGGCGGGGCGAGCATGCCTGGGACCATCGCGTGGTGACGCCGGGGCGCGAGAAGCTAGGCTGGGTGATCCGCGCGGGCCGACAGGTGCCAGGGCGGGCGCGACGCTGGCCGGCCGATGCGGCGCGGTCTGCCGGGCTGTGGACACGACCGACTGTCTGA
- a CDS encoding TIGR00730 family Rossman fold protein: MKRLAVYCGSATPADLTYIDAARHVGRTLAQRGIGVVYGGGRLGLMGAVADAALEAGGEVIGVIPEALVGAEVAHRGCTELHVVETMHQRKQFFTDLSDGFVTIPGGVGTMDELWEAISWAQLGYHNKPVGLLNVAGFYDQLIGFNRQMVDAGFIRPQHAGIMIHDDSIEALLDQMAAYKPHETIFAMKAARL, from the coding sequence ATGAAAAGACTGGCTGTTTATTGCGGTTCGGCGACGCCGGCCGACCTCACCTATATCGACGCGGCGCGCCATGTCGGCCGTACCCTGGCACAGCGCGGCATCGGCGTCGTCTATGGCGGCGGGCGGCTGGGCCTGATGGGCGCGGTGGCGGACGCGGCGCTGGAAGCGGGCGGCGAGGTGATCGGCGTGATCCCCGAGGCGCTGGTCGGCGCCGAAGTCGCGCATCGCGGCTGCACCGAACTGCACGTGGTCGAGACCATGCACCAGCGCAAGCAGTTCTTCACCGACCTGTCGGACGGCTTCGTCACCATTCCGGGCGGCGTCGGCACGATGGACGAGCTGTGGGAAGCGATCAGCTGGGCGCAGCTGGGCTATCACAACAAGCCGGTCGGCCTGCTCAACGTCGCGGGCTTCTATGACCAGCTGATCGGTTTCAACCGGCAGATGGTGGACGCCGGCTTCATCCGGCCGCAGCATGCCGGCATCATGATCCATGATGACAGCATCGAGGCGCTGCTGGACCAGATGGCCGCGTATAAGCCGCATGAGACGATCTTCGCGATGAAGGCCGCACGGCTCTGA